In Parasegetibacter sp. NRK P23, a single genomic region encodes these proteins:
- a CDS encoding YebC/PmpR family DNA-binding transcriptional regulator has translation MGRIFEVRKSTMFARWDRMAKQFTRIGKEIVIAVKAGGPDPATNPTLRRCYLNAKAVNMPKDRVEAAIKRAMGKDTSNYDEILYEGYGPHGVAILVETATDNHVRTVANVKAIFNKGNGALGNSNSVSFQFKKMGVFKLALADNISAEDLELELIDFGLEELGEGTGENGEEVLVLRCAFTDFGNLQKALEDRGITPISSELEWIPTTTVELDEEKAQELLKLVDKLEQDEDVQKVFHNLA, from the coding sequence ATGGGACGCATATTTGAAGTAAGAAAATCCACCATGTTCGCCCGTTGGGACCGCATGGCCAAGCAATTCACCCGTATCGGAAAAGAGATCGTGATCGCCGTAAAAGCCGGAGGCCCCGATCCCGCCACCAACCCTACCCTCCGCCGGTGCTACCTGAACGCCAAGGCCGTAAACATGCCGAAGGACCGCGTGGAAGCCGCCATCAAAAGGGCGATGGGAAAGGATACCAGCAACTACGATGAGATTTTGTATGAAGGATACGGTCCCCATGGCGTGGCTATTCTCGTGGAAACGGCCACCGACAACCATGTGCGCACCGTGGCTAACGTGAAAGCCATCTTCAACAAAGGAAACGGCGCACTGGGCAACAGCAACAGCGTAAGTTTTCAGTTCAAAAAAATGGGCGTTTTCAAACTGGCCCTCGCCGATAACATCTCCGCTGAAGACCTCGAACTCGAACTCATAGATTTCGGGCTGGAAGAACTGGGCGAAGGAACCGGCGAGAATGGCGAAGAAGTGCTGGTGCTGCGTTGCGCGTTTACCGATTTCGGCAACCTGCAAAAAGCGCTCGAAGACCGTGGCATCACCCCTATCAGCAGTGAACTGGAATGGATCCCCACCACCACCGTTGAACTGGATGAAGAAAAAGCGCAGGAACTACTGAAGCTGGTAGACAAACTGGAACAGGATGAAGATGTGCAGAAGGTGTTCCACAATTTAGCTTAG